Proteins encoded within one genomic window of Lampris incognitus isolate fLamInc1 chromosome 1, fLamInc1.hap2, whole genome shotgun sequence:
- the smim15 gene encoding small integral membrane protein 15: MIDVRAWAEYVVEWAAKDPYGFLTTVILALTPLFIASALLSWKLAKMIEARDREQKKKQKRQENIAKAKRPKKD; encoded by the coding sequence ATGATTGACGTGCGGGCGTGGGCGGAGTACGTGGTGGAGTGGGCTGCCAAAGACCCCTATGGTTTCCTCACTACGGTCATACTGGCCCTCACGCCCCTCTTCATAGCCAGCGCTCTGTTGTCGTGGAAACTGGCCAAAATGATCGAGGCTCGTGACCGTGAACAGAAGAAAAAGCAGAAACGTCAGGAAAACATTGCTAAGGCCAAGAGACCCAAGAAGGATTGA